A region from the Mercenaria mercenaria strain notata chromosome 7, MADL_Memer_1, whole genome shotgun sequence genome encodes:
- the LOC128558680 gene encoding uncharacterized protein LOC128558680 isoform X1 has product MAGSCDHHDMDVCRNITWSPADLVSPCGINKGQLKDMSKKFSNSLEKQKLTTTDCVQRAINLDAQPWKETALDAKTELSKQSSKLSLEMQGKISEKGLFEDIEDIMAGKDITDDICVDLRSRRLVHVSEGKHENQAASQSKTFLEEHANFSTSSCQENITRVYDGINFLGVSNDTEPAKGPESVDLLLHTENTCSSKQIAEKVIVPMENEAFHSSKVMSEKSTSEDCFGEQDIAVNPMTESTGNSLSTVQGYPGNVPLETALNQLPQTVLNSAFQKAGNMLSKTVVMPLSRGTVTLPPYTAENVLAKRGRNSMSKMTQNLPPQKFENISSQVDVTTMPKATHNVTPKTAKEMLPKTLDGQFLITVNSLPQTGDNLLSDLLPQTAQNLQLQTTQNIQPPTAQNIWAQRTQNILPQTAQNLQPETIQNLLPPTQSLLHQLAQILKPQTTQNIMPLSAQNLQPPTTRSIWPLTAHDIWPQTTQNILSQTTQNIQPETIQNLQPQKQNLLSQTAQITLSHMGMQSPIQVTQSLPHQEIQYLLPEMTGLSPVQTVHNLQSEKVKYLPPQSTFNILSPAPANDVSQVAVPVQHDVYSGYTGSECPISVCSYSSASLSRSQSVSSIHSDTDKKYYTCNSEVKHALQNKICSKGQGQQEWKKRSHPYPNRYEGTEQVQYQTTLPNLPVLNSCLF; this is encoded by the exons ATGGCAGGTAGTTGTGACCACCATGATATGGATGTATGCAGGAACATAACTTG gtCACCAGCAGATCTTGTGTCACCTTGTGGAATTAACAAAGGACAATTGAAAGATATGTCAAAG aaattttcCAATTCTTTGGAGAAGCAGAAGCTAACTACAACAGATTGTGTTCAGAGAGCTATAAACTTGGATGCACAACCATGGAAAGAAACGGCCTTGGATGCAAAGACTGAACTCAGCAAACAGAGCTCAAAACTCTCACTAGAGATGCAAGGGAAGATCTCGGAAAAAGGACTGTTTGAGGACATTGAAG ATATCATGGCAGGAAAAGATATTACAGACGATATCTGTGTGGATCTACGAAGTCGTAGACTGGTACATGTGTCAGAAGGCAAACACGAAAATCAAGCTGCATCCCAGAGCAAAACATTTCTGGAGGAGCACGCAAATTTCAGTACGTCCAGTTGCCAAGAGAACATCACAAGAGTGTATGATGGAATTAACTTTCTTGGTGTATCTAATGATACAGAACCTGCTAAAGGTCCTGAGTCAGTTGATTTATTGCTGCATACTGAAAACACATGTAGTTCAAAGCAAATTGCTGAAAAGGTTATTGTACCGATGGAAAATGAAGCATTTCACAGTTCAAAAGTAATGTCAGAGAAGAGTACTTCTGAAGATTGTTTTGGAGAGCAAGATATAGCTGTTAACCCTATGACCGAAAGCACAGGGAATTCTCTTTCCACTGTACAAGGTTACCCAGGAAATGTACCTTTAGAAACAGCATTAAACCAACTCCCCCAAACAGTATTAAATTCAGCATTCCAAAAAGCAGGAAATATGTTGTCCAAAACAGTTGTAATGCCACTATCCCGAGGTACAGTAACTCTTCCACCTTATACAGCAGAAAACGTCTTGGCTAAGAGAGGTAGGAACTCGATGTCAAAGATGACACAAAACCTGCCtccccaaaaatttgaaaatatatcatcCCAAGTAGATGTAACTACAATGCCCAAAGCAACACATAATGTTACACCTAAGACAGCAAAAGAAATGCTGCCCAAGACACTTGATGGCCAGTTTTTAATAACAGTTAACTCGCTTCCCCAAACTGGAGATAACCTGCTGTCAGACCTGCTGCCTCAAACAGCACAAAACCTCCAGCTTCAGACAACACAAAACATTCAGCCTCCAACAGCACAAAACATTTGGGCTCAAAGAACACAAAACATTCTGCCCCAAACAGCACAGAACCTACAGCCTGAAACAATACAAAACCTTCTGCCTCCAACACAAAGCCTTCTTCACCAGTTGGCACAAATCCTGAAGCCTCAAACAACACAAAACATTATGCCCCTATCAGCACAAAACCTGCAGCCTCCAACAACACGAAGCATTTGGCCTCTGACAGCACATGATATATGGCCTCaaacaacacaaaacattttGTCCCAAACAACACAGAACATACAGCCTGAAACAATACAAAATTTGCAGCCTCAGAAACAAAACCTTCTGTCTCAAACTGCACAGATTACTCTGTCTCATATGGGAATGCAATCACCAATCCAAGTGACACAAAGTCTACCACATCAGGAAATACAATACCTGTTACCTGAAATGACAGGACTCTCGCCAGTTCAAACAGTACACAACCTACAGTCAGAAAAAGTTAAATACTTACCTCCCCAGTCAACTTTCAACATACTTTCACCAGCACCAGCAAATGACGTGTCCCAGGTAGCCGTTCCTGTCCAACATGATGTGTATTCTGGTTACACTGGATCAGAATGTCCAATATCTGTATGTAGCTACAGTAGTGCATCATTGTCAAGAAGTCAGAGTGTATCAAGCATACACTCTGATACAGACAAGAAGTACTATACTTGCAATTCAGAGGTCAAACATGCCTTACAGAACAAGATTTgttctaaaggtcaaggtcagcaaGAGTGGAAAAAAAGATCTCACCCATACCCTAACCGTTATGAAGGCACAGAACAAGTCCAGTATCAGACCACCTTACCTAATCTCCCTGTTTTGAACAGTTGTTTATTTTGA
- the LOC128558680 gene encoding uncharacterized protein LOC128558680 isoform X2, with product MAGKDITDDICVDLRSRRLVHVSEGKHENQAASQSKTFLEEHANFSTSSCQENITRVYDGINFLGVSNDTEPAKGPESVDLLLHTENTCSSKQIAEKVIVPMENEAFHSSKVMSEKSTSEDCFGEQDIAVNPMTESTGNSLSTVQGYPGNVPLETALNQLPQTVLNSAFQKAGNMLSKTVVMPLSRGTVTLPPYTAENVLAKRGRNSMSKMTQNLPPQKFENISSQVDVTTMPKATHNVTPKTAKEMLPKTLDGQFLITVNSLPQTGDNLLSDLLPQTAQNLQLQTTQNIQPPTAQNIWAQRTQNILPQTAQNLQPETIQNLLPPTQSLLHQLAQILKPQTTQNIMPLSAQNLQPPTTRSIWPLTAHDIWPQTTQNILSQTTQNIQPETIQNLQPQKQNLLSQTAQITLSHMGMQSPIQVTQSLPHQEIQYLLPEMTGLSPVQTVHNLQSEKVKYLPPQSTFNILSPAPANDVSQVAVPVQHDVYSGYTGSECPISVCSYSSASLSRSQSVSSIHSDTDKKYYTCNSEVKHALQNKICSKGQGQQEWKKRSHPYPNRYEGTEQVQYQTTLPNLPVLNSCLF from the coding sequence ATGGCAGGAAAAGATATTACAGACGATATCTGTGTGGATCTACGAAGTCGTAGACTGGTACATGTGTCAGAAGGCAAACACGAAAATCAAGCTGCATCCCAGAGCAAAACATTTCTGGAGGAGCACGCAAATTTCAGTACGTCCAGTTGCCAAGAGAACATCACAAGAGTGTATGATGGAATTAACTTTCTTGGTGTATCTAATGATACAGAACCTGCTAAAGGTCCTGAGTCAGTTGATTTATTGCTGCATACTGAAAACACATGTAGTTCAAAGCAAATTGCTGAAAAGGTTATTGTACCGATGGAAAATGAAGCATTTCACAGTTCAAAAGTAATGTCAGAGAAGAGTACTTCTGAAGATTGTTTTGGAGAGCAAGATATAGCTGTTAACCCTATGACCGAAAGCACAGGGAATTCTCTTTCCACTGTACAAGGTTACCCAGGAAATGTACCTTTAGAAACAGCATTAAACCAACTCCCCCAAACAGTATTAAATTCAGCATTCCAAAAAGCAGGAAATATGTTGTCCAAAACAGTTGTAATGCCACTATCCCGAGGTACAGTAACTCTTCCACCTTATACAGCAGAAAACGTCTTGGCTAAGAGAGGTAGGAACTCGATGTCAAAGATGACACAAAACCTGCCtccccaaaaatttgaaaatatatcatcCCAAGTAGATGTAACTACAATGCCCAAAGCAACACATAATGTTACACCTAAGACAGCAAAAGAAATGCTGCCCAAGACACTTGATGGCCAGTTTTTAATAACAGTTAACTCGCTTCCCCAAACTGGAGATAACCTGCTGTCAGACCTGCTGCCTCAAACAGCACAAAACCTCCAGCTTCAGACAACACAAAACATTCAGCCTCCAACAGCACAAAACATTTGGGCTCAAAGAACACAAAACATTCTGCCCCAAACAGCACAGAACCTACAGCCTGAAACAATACAAAACCTTCTGCCTCCAACACAAAGCCTTCTTCACCAGTTGGCACAAATCCTGAAGCCTCAAACAACACAAAACATTATGCCCCTATCAGCACAAAACCTGCAGCCTCCAACAACACGAAGCATTTGGCCTCTGACAGCACATGATATATGGCCTCaaacaacacaaaacattttGTCCCAAACAACACAGAACATACAGCCTGAAACAATACAAAATTTGCAGCCTCAGAAACAAAACCTTCTGTCTCAAACTGCACAGATTACTCTGTCTCATATGGGAATGCAATCACCAATCCAAGTGACACAAAGTCTACCACATCAGGAAATACAATACCTGTTACCTGAAATGACAGGACTCTCGCCAGTTCAAACAGTACACAACCTACAGTCAGAAAAAGTTAAATACTTACCTCCCCAGTCAACTTTCAACATACTTTCACCAGCACCAGCAAATGACGTGTCCCAGGTAGCCGTTCCTGTCCAACATGATGTGTATTCTGGTTACACTGGATCAGAATGTCCAATATCTGTATGTAGCTACAGTAGTGCATCATTGTCAAGAAGTCAGAGTGTATCAAGCATACACTCTGATACAGACAAGAAGTACTATACTTGCAATTCAGAGGTCAAACATGCCTTACAGAACAAGATTTgttctaaaggtcaaggtcagcaaGAGTGGAAAAAAAGATCTCACCCATACCCTAACCGTTATGAAGGCACAGAACAAGTCCAGTATCAGACCACCTTACCTAATCTCCCTGTTTTGAACAGTTGTTTATTTTGA